From Paenibacillus sp. FSL H8-0537:
TCGTTTCCTCAGCTGGTTTTGTCATAATCCAAGCATGGTCTGGATCATTATGAAATTTCCAAATGCGCGTAGGACCAGCCATAACGTTCAAATAATACACCTCATAGCCCGGAGGCGCACTTACCGGATGGTAGCCTCGCGGTACGAGAACCGCTTCCCCATTGCGAATGACGAGTGTCTCGTCTAGCGAACGGTCATCCGTATATACACGTTGAATGGCGAAGCCCTGCTCAGGCTCTACGCGAAAATAATACGTTTCCTCCAGCAGCGATTCATTCGGCAGCGCATCCTGGTCATGCTTATGCGGCGGGTAGCTGGACCAATGTCCGCTTGGCGTAAAAACTTCAACGACAAGCAGGCTGTCCGCCGGCGCTGTCTCTGGCAAAATGTTATGGATTTGGCGCTCCAGATTGCCATATCCGCGCTGTTCTACACCGACAGCATCCGGGGCAATGAGCCTCGCTTGATGCTGGCCTTGGCCAGGCGCAGAGCAAATGGCGATATCCAGTGCGGTTACGGCTTCAATATGATAAAAATTGTCATTTGGCACATAAACCGAAAACGGCGGGATTTTCTCAAATACGCTCATCCGCTGGCCGATATTGCTCCATTTTTCATTTTGCGTCTGTACATCCGCGCGTCCGCTCAGCAGTACGAGGCACACTTCATTTTCATCCGTGTTCTGCTTAAGCTGCTCGCCCGGCTCCAGATGAACGATGCGAAAACCGACATACTCCCATCCTGCGCTTTGCGGTGTTATGTTCATGAGCTCGCCCTGCTCGCCCGGAGCAGCGCTTGGTTTTACGATTAACTCTGACACTTGCGCACACAACCTTTCCTGGGTCCGTCTACTTACGTCAGTTCATGAAGCTCATTAAGCTTCACAGGTCGCCCTAGCTTCACTGACAGCTTCGCCGCCTTTGCAATTCGCTCGGCTTGCAGCGCATCGTTACCGTCGACCTTTACCTTCTTATCTTGCAGCAGCGCTTCGATAAACAACTCGGTTTCCTCTACATAAGCAGCATTGTAGCGTTCTAGGAAGAAATGCAGCGGCTTATCCCGTACAATACCTTCCGCTGTGCTGATTTCCGCTGTATTCGGGTGATCATTCGTTGCGGCGGCGCTGCCCTTGGAGCCAAATACCTCAACTCGTTGATCGTAGCCATATACGGCCTGACGGCTGTTGTCGATGACGCCAAGCGCCCCGTTTTGAAAGCGCAGTGTCACAATTGCAGTATCGAGATCATCGCATTCGGCGAATACGGGATCAATGAGAACATTGCCTTGCGCAAAAACCTCTTCAACCTCGCTGCCAGCCAAAAATCTTGCCATATCAAAATCGTGAATCATCATGTCCATGAAAATGCCGCCGGATACCTTGATGTAATCCTTATGCGGCGGGTTCGGATCGCGCGACGTAATTTTCACAATATGCGTCTCGCCAATCGTTCCTTGCTCCACATGCTCGCGAATCCGTTTAAAGTTGTGGTCGAAGCGGCGGTTAAATCCGATTTGCAGCTTTACGCCGGCTTTCTGTACCGCTTCTACTGCTTCCTCTGTTTGCGAAAGCGTCATGCTGACTGGTTTTTCGCAAAAAATATGCTTGCCAGCTTGGGCAGCCTGTTTAATGAGCGGTACATGTGTATCTGTTGAAGAACAAATAAAAATGGCGTTGATTTCAGGGTCTGCGATAAGCGCAGCGCTGTCTTTCGTAACGGTAGCGATACCGCGCTCAGCGGCCCAAGCTTCCAGCTCTGCGCTTGCAAACAAATCGCTGATTGCGACAATTTCCACTTGTGGGAGCCTTAGCAAGTTGTCAGCGTGGATTTTTCCGATGCGGCCTGCACCGATAATGCCGATTTTAATTTTTTGTACCATTTTGATCGTTCTCCTTTATGCGATTATCCATTATCTGATTAGCAGACCGTTAAACTACCAACGAGCGGTTACCATTTTTTTACGAGTATAAAATTCGACGCCATCTGTGCCGTTGGCATGCAGATCGCCGTAGAATGATTTTTTCCAACCGGAGAAAGGGAAGAACGCCATTGGGGCTGGAACGCCAAGATTGACTCCGAGCATGCCCGCTTCAATCGTTTCGCGGAATGTGCGGACGTTGCTGCCATCCTTCGTGAAGAGGCAGGCGCCATTTGCAAACTCTGATGCATTCGCAAGCTCAATCGCTTCCTCCAGCGTTTCAACCCGCGCAATCGCCAGCACCGGAGCGAAAATCTCATCTTTCCAGATCGTCATTTCCTTCTGAACGCCATCAAACAAGGTCGGGCCGACAAAATAGCCCTTCGCATCAGCAGCTGCCGCAGCATCTTTGCGTCCATCGCGCAGCAGTTGTGCGCCTTCCTGCTCGCCGATTTCAATATAGCGAAGCGTCCGCTCTTTGTGCGGTCCGCGAATGACCGGACCAAGGAAGACACCTGACTCGAGGCCATTGCCTATCGTCAGAGAATCAGCCGTCTGCAGCAGTTTTTCTACGAGCTTGTCAGCCACATCACCGACAGCTACAACAACTGCGCAGGCCATGCAGCGTTCGCCTGCCGAGCCGAAGGCAGCATTCGTAATTTCTTTAACCGTCAGGTCAAGGTCAGCATCCGGCATGACGATGGAATGATTTTTTGCGCCAGCGAGCGCTTGTACGCGTTTGCCTTCCGCAGTCCCTGTGCGATAAACATACTCTGCTACCGGCTGCGAGCCAACGAACGAAATGCCTTTAACATCAGGATGCTTCAGCAAGCCGTTAACGACATCATGCGCACCATGAACGATGTTGAGCACGCCATCCGGAAGACCTGCTTCCTGAAACAGCTCGGCAAGGCGATTCGCAAGCAGCGGTGTCCGCTCCGACGGCTTAAGCACAAACGTGTTGCCGCAGGCGATCGCAAGCGGGAACATCCAGCACGGCACCATCATCGGGAAGTTAAACGGCGTAATGCCGCCGATGACGCCAATTGGGTAGCGGTACATGCCGGACTCAAGCCCAGTAGCAATATCAGGAAGCTGTTTGCCCATCATCAAGTTAGGCGCGCCAGCCGCGAACTCAACGCATTCAATGCCGCGCAGCACTTCGCCGTAAGCTTCGGCATAGCTTTTGCCGTTTTCTTTTGTTACCAGCTGTGCTAGCTCTTCCCAATGATCAACGAGAAGCTGCTGGTATTTGAACAACACGCGGGCCCGTTTTGGTACAGGCGTACGGCTCCATGAAGCGAATGCTTTCTTCGAATCCGCTACAGCCTGCTCCACATCTTCATTCGAAGATAGCGGCACATAAGCCAGCACCTCTTCTGTCGCCGGATTGTAAACGGCTTCTGTCTGCTGTGATACCGAGGCTACCCATTTTCCGCCAATCCAATTGCTTAATGTTGCTGTCATATCCACTCAATCCTCTCTGTTTTAAAATTAAACGATGATTTCACCGCGGTTGCAGCGGTCAATATAGTCTTGAACCTGGTCGGCGGACGGCATAGCGTCTGAGCAGCTGTGGCTGGAAATAACGATACATGCAGCGGCGCTGCCGAACTCCATGCTTTTCTCAATTGACCAGCCCTGCATGCTGCCGTACAAAAAGCCTGCCGCATACGAATCGCCTGCTCCAAACGTTTTAATGACTTTGGCCGGGAAGCTTTTGGCCCGGTGTGAAGCGCCATCCTTCGTATAAGCGATGGAGCCGTCCTTGCCATGCTTGATAATGACAATTTGTGCGGCATAATTAAACCATTTCGCTGCGGTCACATGATCATCACGCTCCGGATTAGGCTCGAAGGTTTCCATATTGTCAAATTCTTCTCTAGTACCCATAATAATATCGCATTTTTCAGCCGCCAGGTTGTAATAGATGGCCGTTTCCTCCGGCGAATTCCACGTATATGGACGGTAGTCAAGATCGAAGGCAATAACGACGCCATGCTTGCGGGCATAATCAATTGCCAGGAACACGGCTTCGCGTGAAGGGTTTTGTGCCAGCGCCGTACCCGAGATAAGGAGCATTTTGGAATTAGCAATCAGCTCCTCGCTAACCTCCTGCGGCTTAAGCAACAGGTCAGCAACATTGTCGCGATACATCAGAATGCTGCACTCCGACGGGCTTTTAATTTCGGTAAAAGCAAGCCCTGTCACTGCACCGCTGTCATCCGTCACGATGCCCGAAGTGGCAATTTGATTATTTTTCAAATAAGTCGTAATAAAACGGCCCATCTGGTCATCGGCAACCTTGCCAATAAACGATGTTTTCATCCCGAGTCGGGACATGCCAATCGCAATATTCGCCGGAGAGCCTCCAACATATTTCGTAAACGTCATAGTCTCTTCCATCGGGCGATTAATTTCATTCGCATTCAGATCGATGCACAAGCGGCCAATAGCCGTAAAATCCAGCGGCTTCGCTGCGTTATATGTGATATAAGACATCCCTAGGCCCACCTCCAGCAGTTTTTTTAATGTTATAAATACTTAATTCGATTTATTTAATGAAGTTAAATAGCGAATCGCTTCCTTCGCATATTCATACGGATTATGAGTCGCAGGGTCCTGCTCTCCTTCGAGCATCGCCCAGCCGTTATAGCCGCGGGCTGTGAGCTCCTGAAGGACTGGCGCAAAATCAAGGCAGCCGTCACCCGGCACTGTAAATACGCCTTTGCGAATACAGGTGACGAAATCGGCCTGCTCGAAGCGGGCTTCATCGAGTACAGACTGGCGAATATCTTTCAAATGAATATAGGCAATGCGGTCATAGTGCTTATTTAGCACATCCAGCGGGTTCGCTCCACCATAATAGGCATGACCCGTATCGAACAGCAGATGCACATAGGCAGGGTCCGTCAGCTCCATCAGCTTGTCGATTTCCTCCGGCTGCTCAACTACGGTTCCGCCATGGTGATGGTAAGCCAGCTTTAGGCCGTATTCAGCCGCTATTTTCCCAGCAGCGTTAAGGCCTGTCGCAAGTGACTGCCAGCCGGCTTCATCCAGCCGCAGCACTTCCGTCTCATTGGGCGTACGCCGCGGATCAAAATGCAGCGAGCCGCCAACCTCAGCCGTGCTGATCACCTTGCTCCCCATGCTTTGCAGAAACTCGGCATGCTTTCTGTAGCCCTCAAGCTCGGCCTCGCGGTATGCGGGATCGGAGAACAGCACCGACTTCCACTGGGACACGAGCTGAATGCCTCGCTTGCCCAGTTCCTCGCGCAATACGGCAGTGTCAGCCGGGTATTTGCGACCCATTTCCGTTCCGGTCAGCCCCAGCCGCTGAATATCATCCAAAATCTGCTCATAGGTCGTATCCGCCCCATGCTCCCGTACATCCTCGCCCACCCAGTTAATCGGGTGAATGCCGAGTGAAAATGTAAATGGCTTCATCGCTTACCCCAGCTCCTTATTGAAAAAATAGGATCAACCTGCTACAGCTGCTTCGCTTTGCTGAGCTTTGCCTGCATGGCTTCATGTGCCCTCCGCACCTTGTCGCTTTCTGATACAGCAGGAACGCCGACATGCCACCAGGATTCATAGCCGCCGGAGTTCGTTCCCGGCAATACGCTAATTTCAATCAGCGTCGTGTGCTCTTCCTGCTTCGCCTGAAGCAAAGCAACACGCAGCTCCTCCGCATTTGTTGCTTTGTAAGCACTTGCTCCAAGACTGCGGGCATGGGCAGCAAAATCAATGGGCAGCGGCTGACCCGTGTATCTGCCTGTGCTCGCTTCACGATAGCGGAACTCATTGCCGAAGCCATCACTGCCATGCTCGCGCTGCAAGTTATGGATACATTGGAACCCATGATTGTCAAAAAGCAAAATCGTAAACTTGCGCTGCTCCTGCAAGCTCGTCACCAGCTCGGAATGCATCATCAAGTAGCTGCCATCGCCAACCATGGCGTACACCTCGCGCTGCGGCTCGGCGAGTGCCGCTCCGAAAGCGCCGCTAACTTCGTAGCCCATGCAGGAAAAACCATATTCCATATGATACGTTTTCGGCTCGGTCGAGCGCCATAAGCGATGCAAATCGCCAGGCAGGCTTCCGGCAGCGCCAACGACGACGGAAGATGAATCAATCGTTTCATTAATGACGCCGAGTGCCCGAGTTTGGGAGAAGCCGCCTTCATGCTCTTCCTTGTAAAGACGATCAACCTCTGCATCCCATGCCGCTTTGCGCTCTGCCAATTCCGCATCGGTGTAGCTGCTCTTGTAATTCGCTGCTTGCAGCGCATTTTGCAGCGCTTGCAAACCCGTGCGGGCATCGGCAATTACCGCTTCCCCGCCCAGCTTCGCTGCGTCAGCGCCATTTAAGTTAATGTTGATAAACTGCACATCCGGGTTCGCATATGCGGACTTGGAAGCAGTTGTGAAATCCGAGTAGCGCGTGCCGACACCAATGACCAGATCAGCTTGTTTGGCCCATTCGTTCGCTGCCAGCGCACCGGTTACGCCAATAGCTCCCGCATACAGCGGATGGCGCCAATCAAATGCGCTTTTTCCTGCCTGCGTTTCCGTAACCGGAATGCCGAAAGCTTCGGCGAACGCTCGCAGCTCGGAGGTCGCGGACGCATACAAGACGCCGCCCCCTGCTACGATAAGCGGATGCTTGCTCGCTGCAATACGCTCCGCTGCACGGGCTACTGCATCCGCCGCCGGCTCGCGGCGGTCAACATAATGCACGCGTTTTGCGAAGAAGCTCTCTGGATAATCATAGGCTTCCGCCTGTACGTCCTGCGGCAGCGCGAGCGTGACCGCCCCTGTCTCCGCCGGGTCTGTAAGCACGCGCATCGCCTGCAGCGCTGCGGTAATCAGCTGCTCGGGACGAACGATACGGTCCCAGTAACGGCTGACGGCCTTGAAGGAATCCGTAGCTGATAGGGTGTAGTCGCTGCTTACCTCAAGCTGCTGCAGCACAGGATCTGGCTGGCGCGAAGCGAAGTTATCGCCGGGCAGCAGCAGCACCGGAATGCGATTAACGGTCGCTGTTGCCGCTGCCGTTACCATGTTCAGCGCACCTGGGCCAATCGATGTCGTACAAGCATAAATCTGCTTGCGATTACGCTGCTTGGCGAAGGCTGCTGCTGTGTGCACCATGCCCTGCTCATTTTTACCTTGAATAAAGGTTAAGCTTCCTGCGCTTCTTTCCAGCGCCTCGCCCATGCCGGTCACATTGCCATGACCGAAGATGCCGAACACTCCTTCAACGAACTTCGTTTCCTCACCATCAATCGAAATGTATTGCTGATCCAGAAACCGCAGCAGCGCTTGCGCCATCGTCAATCTAATCGTCGTCATATCCATTTCCTCCTATCGTAGATCTATAATCTGAACACTTTCATCAAGTTTATAGCAAGCTTGCAGCAACTATGTTTATGCATTGGATTAAGCGCTTAACTCATCAAAGGAATGGCGCCTAATATTTTAGATTAAGCGCTTCATCCATAGGCTACTACAACATAGAGTCACTGACAAGTTTTTTCTTGAAATATAAGAACTTATAAGTTTCACCCTTATACTCCGCTTATATTTCTCGGACTGAAACGCGCCGCGCCGCCAAAGGACGGCGACAGCCGTTTCACCTTGTAGCCTTGCTTTTTCCACATCTTATTTTGCGTTATCGTCGTTTGTTTGCGTTTGCAAATGCCGCTTCAGCTTGGCGACTTCTGTGCCGGCAAGCATCATAATGCCAATGCCGTGATTGTCGTTGACGACCGTCCGCAAATCCTGATCATAATAATCCGCTGTAAAAGCGTAGCGCGAGCCGCTGCATACGCCGTGAACATTGCCTTGGCGGTCAATAGCGTAGCGCGTCAAACCGTCCCATGCGCGGAACGCCGCATTCATGATAGCGGCTGGCTGCTTCACCCAGCCGAAGCGAACGCCCCGAGCAAAGCCATAGGCAAACATCGCCGTGCAGGAAGCCTCCAAATAAGTATCCGGACGGTTGACTACCTGATGCCACAGCCCCCGCTCCGATTGACGAGCGGCATAACCTTCGCATAGCTCATTAAAGAAGTCCAGCAGCTCATCTCGCAGTTCATGCGCCTGCGGCAAAGCTTCCAGCACTTCGGTCAGTGAAAAAATCGTCCAGCCATTGCCCCGTCCCCAAGGAATGCCTGTCGCCCTGTCATATTTAAAATCATACACATGGGACATCAGCTTCTCCTCTGGCATGAATAAATAGCTTTTGAAGCGCAAAAACTGCTTCGCCGCTTCATCCAGTGCCTCACGATTGCCCGTTAAGCGAGCATAGCGGCAGAGAAATGGCGTACTCATGTACAAATCATCGGCCCACATCGTATTGGCGGCATATTCGCCCTCGCAGGTACGATAAAACGCGCCATCGGGCTTGCGTTCCAGCTTATTCAGCATAAAATCGGCGATGCGCTCGGCAATTGGCTCTAACTCAGCAGAAGCCATTCCTACCCTTGACTCCAGCATAGCCGAGCCGAACGAGCCGCAATTATCGAGCATTTTCATCATGACGAGCTGCTGATTAATGGCTGGGAACCCGTATTGCTCTCGATCCCAGAAGGAATAATCGTACATCTCCGTGCAAGCTTCCACATGCTGAGTCGCATAGCTGACGATATCCGGACGCTCCAGAAAACGTCCCGTTTGCAGCAAGCCGTATATCGTAACGCCAAGCGGATAATCCCACCGCGCATAATTGGATACCGTACCCACTGTCCATTTATTGCTTAGCATAGCATTTTCGTAATAGGGACGTACCCAGGTGTTCGGCCGATCGAGCTGCCAGTAGGTGTTCAATAACTTCCTCTGTGCAGCAGGCTCCGATACCTTGTTAAGAGGATAAAGAAGATCGGTGCGAATAAGCTGCTCCCAAGTAGGGCTAGTCGCTTCCGCTGCAAATGGCCCAACATACAACCATTGTCCTGCTCCAGAGCCATGCACTTGCTGCGGCAAGCTCAAATTGACAGCGCTGCCATCCTTGGCATTTGCAGCCGTCAGCTCGAAGCCCCAAGACTGCTCGCCGCACACACTGCGGGCTACGAAATGATGCTTGCCTGTATCCAGCAAGAGCTCAAATCGGAAAGATCCTGCTGATGTGCTTTCACCTACCTGTTGTCCTCCCAGCCACAAGGTCAGCTCGCCAGAGGACTCGCCTTCCAGCACGACGGCCTGTTTCCCAGGCAGCGGCTGATTTATTGTCGTCCAGGCATAGGCGGCTTTGCCACGCTGCTCTCCGAAAATCCGTTCCAGTTGGCCAAGGCCGCACTCCTCCTCCGTCCATTCGATGACAGGCAGCCAGTCCAGCCCCGATTCCTGCCGCTGTGATCCCAATAAGTCCGGCTGCGCCACTTCCACCCGTTTGCCTGACTCAAGCGCAGCATCAACCGGCTGCGAGAAAATCCATCCTGCTTGCCCGTAACGCTCCTCGAACGGTGCACGGACATTCATAATCCGCACCTTGGCCTCGTCAGAGCCGATTTGACAGCCGAAGCCCGCTGGCGTGCAAGTCATCGA
This genomic window contains:
- the iolB gene encoding 5-deoxy-glucuronate isomerase, with amino-acid sequence MSELIVKPSAAPGEQGELMNITPQSAGWEYVGFRIVHLEPGEQLKQNTDENEVCLVLLSGRADVQTQNEKWSNIGQRMSVFEKIPPFSVYVPNDNFYHIEAVTALDIAICSAPGQGQHQARLIAPDAVGVEQRGYGNLERQIHNILPETAPADSLLVVEVFTPSGHWSSYPPHKHDQDALPNESLLEETYYFRVEPEQGFAIQRVYTDDRSLDETLVIRNGEAVLVPRGYHPVSAPPGYEVYYLNVMAGPTRIWKFHNDPDHAWIMTKPAEETTKA
- the iolG gene encoding inositol 2-dehydrogenase, whose protein sequence is MVQKIKIGIIGAGRIGKIHADNLLRLPQVEIVAISDLFASAELEAWAAERGIATVTKDSAALIADPEINAIFICSSTDTHVPLIKQAAQAGKHIFCEKPVSMTLSQTEEAVEAVQKAGVKLQIGFNRRFDHNFKRIREHVEQGTIGETHIVKITSRDPNPPHKDYIKVSGGIFMDMMIHDFDMARFLAGSEVEEVFAQGNVLIDPVFAECDDLDTAIVTLRFQNGALGVIDNSRQAVYGYDQRVEVFGSKGSAAATNDHPNTAEISTAEGIVRDKPLHFFLERYNAAYVEETELFIEALLQDKKVKVDGNDALQAERIAKAAKLSVKLGRPVKLNELHELT
- a CDS encoding CoA-acylating methylmalonate-semialdehyde dehydrogenase encodes the protein MTATLSNWIGGKWVASVSQQTEAVYNPATEEVLAYVPLSSNEDVEQAVADSKKAFASWSRTPVPKRARVLFKYQQLLVDHWEELAQLVTKENGKSYAEAYGEVLRGIECVEFAAGAPNLMMGKQLPDIATGLESGMYRYPIGVIGGITPFNFPMMVPCWMFPLAIACGNTFVLKPSERTPLLANRLAELFQEAGLPDGVLNIVHGAHDVVNGLLKHPDVKGISFVGSQPVAEYVYRTGTAEGKRVQALAGAKNHSIVMPDADLDLTVKEITNAAFGSAGERCMACAVVVAVGDVADKLVEKLLQTADSLTIGNGLESGVFLGPVIRGPHKERTLRYIEIGEQEGAQLLRDGRKDAAAAADAKGYFVGPTLFDGVQKEMTIWKDEIFAPVLAIARVETLEEAIELANASEFANGACLFTKDGSNVRTFRETIEAGMLGVNLGVPAPMAFFPFSGWKKSFYGDLHANGTDGVEFYTRKKMVTARW
- the iolC gene encoding 5-dehydro-2-deoxygluconokinase — protein: MSYITYNAAKPLDFTAIGRLCIDLNANEINRPMEETMTFTKYVGGSPANIAIGMSRLGMKTSFIGKVADDQMGRFITTYLKNNQIATSGIVTDDSGAVTGLAFTEIKSPSECSILMYRDNVADLLLKPQEVSEELIANSKMLLISGTALAQNPSREAVFLAIDYARKHGVVIAFDLDYRPYTWNSPEETAIYYNLAAEKCDIIMGTREEFDNMETFEPNPERDDHVTAAKWFNYAAQIVIIKHGKDGSIAYTKDGASHRAKSFPAKVIKTFGAGDSYAAGFLYGSMQGWSIEKSMEFGSAAACIVISSHSCSDAMPSADQVQDYIDRCNRGEIIV
- the iolE gene encoding myo-inosose-2 dehydratase, which gives rise to MKPFTFSLGIHPINWVGEDVREHGADTTYEQILDDIQRLGLTGTEMGRKYPADTAVLREELGKRGIQLVSQWKSVLFSDPAYREAELEGYRKHAEFLQSMGSKVISTAEVGGSLHFDPRRTPNETEVLRLDEAGWQSLATGLNAAGKIAAEYGLKLAYHHHGGTVVEQPEEIDKLMELTDPAYVHLLFDTGHAYYGGANPLDVLNKHYDRIAYIHLKDIRQSVLDEARFEQADFVTCIRKGVFTVPGDGCLDFAPVLQELTARGYNGWAMLEGEQDPATHNPYEYAKEAIRYLTSLNKSN
- the iolD gene encoding 3D-(3,5/4)-trihydroxycyclohexane-1,2-dione acylhydrolase (decyclizing), whose translation is MTTIRLTMAQALLRFLDQQYISIDGEETKFVEGVFGIFGHGNVTGMGEALERSAGSLTFIQGKNEQGMVHTAAAFAKQRNRKQIYACTTSIGPGALNMVTAAATATVNRIPVLLLPGDNFASRQPDPVLQQLEVSSDYTLSATDSFKAVSRYWDRIVRPEQLITAALQAMRVLTDPAETGAVTLALPQDVQAEAYDYPESFFAKRVHYVDRREPAADAVARAAERIAASKHPLIVAGGGVLYASATSELRAFAEAFGIPVTETQAGKSAFDWRHPLYAGAIGVTGALAANEWAKQADLVIGVGTRYSDFTTASKSAYANPDVQFININLNGADAAKLGGEAVIADARTGLQALQNALQAANYKSSYTDAELAERKAAWDAEVDRLYKEEHEGGFSQTRALGVINETIDSSSVVVGAAGSLPGDLHRLWRSTEPKTYHMEYGFSCMGYEVSGAFGAALAEPQREVYAMVGDGSYLMMHSELVTSLQEQRKFTILLFDNHGFQCIHNLQREHGSDGFGNEFRYREASTGRYTGQPLPIDFAAHARSLGASAYKATNAEELRVALLQAKQEEHTTLIEISVLPGTNSGGYESWWHVGVPAVSESDKVRRAHEAMQAKLSKAKQL
- a CDS encoding glycoside hydrolase family 88 protein → MERICDHSMSIYFQTEESAQHRFGDKDSAILKLLADRYVGANPQAGFIFRAFNKNGVLQNAEGLYELDLALRFPEAKAGQLSYGAGLVWSDEERSLDINVRCLGPVRLYFNGELVFRSNVIEEISPDATVKLSLVFAKGWNSLWLSMTCTPAGFGCQIGSDEAKVRIMNVRAPFEERYGQAGWIFSQPVDAALESGKRVEVAQPDLLGSQRQESGLDWLPVIEWTEEECGLGQLERIFGEQRGKAAYAWTTINQPLPGKQAVVLEGESSGELTLWLGGQQVGESTSAGSFRFELLLDTGKHHFVARSVCGEQSWGFELTAANAKDGSAVNLSLPQQVHGSGAGQWLYVGPFAAEATSPTWEQLIRTDLLYPLNKVSEPAAQRKLLNTYWQLDRPNTWVRPYYENAMLSNKWTVGTVSNYARWDYPLGVTIYGLLQTGRFLERPDIVSYATQHVEACTEMYDYSFWDREQYGFPAINQQLVMMKMLDNCGSFGSAMLESRVGMASAELEPIAERIADFMLNKLERKPDGAFYRTCEGEYAANTMWADDLYMSTPFLCRYARLTGNREALDEAAKQFLRFKSYLFMPEEKLMSHVYDFKYDRATGIPWGRGNGWTIFSLTEVLEALPQAHELRDELLDFFNELCEGYAARQSERGLWHQVVNRPDTYLEASCTAMFAYGFARGVRFGWVKQPAAIMNAAFRAWDGLTRYAIDRQGNVHGVCSGSRYAFTADYYDQDLRTVVNDNHGIGIMMLAGTEVAKLKRHLQTQTNDDNAK